A part of Solea solea chromosome 8, fSolSol10.1, whole genome shotgun sequence genomic DNA contains:
- the LOC131463641 gene encoding E3 ubiquitin-protein ligase TRIM35-like encodes MASRLEEDLCCPICQDVFRDPVLLSCSHSFCKDCVKTWWRGRPTPDCPVCKRRSSKDEPPCNRVLKNTCETFLQERGQRSSEVLCSQHSEKLRLFCLDHQQPVCLVCRDSKNHIGHKFRPIDEAAQEHKKQLQETLETIKKNLKSLEEVQVKFDQTAEHIKVQARRTETRMKEQFKKLHQFLEEEEETRMAALREEEQQKSLMMKEKMEALSREIEALSDTVRATEEELRAEDVVFLLNYRELQRPLLEPPQLHSGALIDEAKHLCNLAFNIWNKMKDVVSYSPVVLDPNTAHTKLIVSEDLTSVRLGARQKVPDNSERFDYYNSVLGSEGFNSGTHSWDVQVGDNKWWTVGVLESDLRKGNDVLSGLWGIQLYKDKYYKLSSGKDSVLQLKKKIQKIRVSLDWDRRQVSFSDPDTNTLIHKHTHTFTHTTFPYINNADDVEVKMLPVKV; translated from the coding sequence ATGGCCTCCAGGTTAGAGGAGGATCTCTGCTGTCCCATCTGTCAGGACGTCTTCAGAgatcctgtccttctgtcctgtAGCCACAGCTTCTGTAAAGACTGTGTGAAGACATGGTGGAGAGGCAGACCAACACCAGACTGTCCTGTTTGTAAGAGAAGGTCTTCAAAGGATGAACCACCCTGTAACCGAGTTTTAAAGAACACGTGTGAGACCTTCTTACAGGAGCGAGGTCAGAGGTCTTCAGAGGTTCTCTGCAGTCAGCACTCTGAGAAACTCAGACTCTTCTGTCTGGACCATCAGCAGCCAGTGTGTCTCGTCTGCAGAGACTCAAAAAACCACATCGGCCACAAGTTCAGACCCATCGATGAAGCTGCACAAGAACACAAGAAGCAACTTCAGGAAACTCTGGAGACCATCAAGAAGAACTTAAAGAGTCTGGAAGAAGTTCAGGTGAAGTTtgatcaaacagcagaacacatTAAAGTCCAGGCCCGACGCACAGAGACACGGATGAAGGAGCAGTTTAAGAAGCTTCATCAGTTTctagaagaggaagaggagaccaGGATGGCTGcactgagggaggaagagcagcagaagagtctcatgatgaaggagaagatggaggCTCTGAGCAGAGAGATAGAAGCTCTATCAGATACAGTCAGAGCCACAGAGGAAGAGCTGAGAGCTGAAGACGTCGTCTTCCTGCTCAACTACAGAGAgctgcagcgccccctgctggagccTCCACAGCTGCACTCAGGAGCTCTGATAGACGAGGCCAAACACCTGTGCAACCTGGCCTTCAACATCTGGAACAAGATGAAGGACGTGGTCTCCTACAGTCCTGTGGTTCTGGACCCAAACACCGCTCATACAAAACTCATCGTGTCCGAAGATCTGACCAGTGTGAGACTTGGAGCCAGACAGAAGGTTCCTGATAATTCAGAGAGGTTTGATTATTACAACAGTGTCCTGGGATCTGAGGGTTTTAACTCAGGAACTCACAGCTGGGACGTCCAGGTTGGAGACAATAAATGGTGGACAGTGGGAGTTTTAGAGTCTGACCTGAGGAAAGGAAACGACGTACTGTCTGGATTATGGGGGATACAGTTATATAAAGATAAATACTACAAACTGTCATCAGGTAAAGACTCTGTTCtccagctgaagaagaagatccAGAAGATCAGAGTGAGTCTGGACTGGGACAGAAGACAAGTGTCCTTCTCTGATCCTGATActaacacactcatacacaaacacacacacactttcacacacaccacGTTTCCATACATTAACAATGCTGATGATGTTGAAGTGAAGATGTTACCAGTGAAGGTTTGA
- the LOC131463640 gene encoding E3 ubiquitin-protein ligase TRIM35-like: MASRSEGDLCCPICQDVFRDPVLLSCSHSFCKDCVKTWWRDRPTPDCPVCKRRSSKDEPPCNLVLKNMCETFLQERGQRSSEVLCSQHSEKLRLFCLDHQQPVCLVCRDSKNHIGHKFRPIDEAAQEHKKQLQETLETFKKNLKSLEEVQVKFDQTAEHIKVQARRTETRMKEQFKKLRQFLQEEEETRMAALREDEQQKSLMMKKKMEALSREIEALSDTVRATEDELRAEDIVFLLNYREQQRPLLEPPQLHSGALIDEAKHLGNLAFNIWNKMKDVVSYSPVVLDLNTAHPLVIVSEDLTSLRRGARQKVPNNPERFDYYNSVLGSEGFNSGTHSWDVQVGDNKEWTVGVLESDLRKGKDILSGLWGIELSENKYYEWSSGKCSVLQLKKKIQKIRVSLDWVRRRLSYSDPDTNTLIHTHTHTFTHTMFPFINNVDDVDCLPVKMLPVILPVNILPVLH, from the coding sequence ATGGCCTCCAGATCAGAGGGGGATCTCTGCTGTCCCATCTGTCAGGACGTCTTCAGAgatcctgtccttctgtcctgtAGCCACAGCTTCTGTAAAGACTGTGTGAAGACATGGTGGAGAGACAGACCAACACCAGACTGTCCTGTTTGTAAGAGAAGGTCTTCAAAGGATGAACCACCCTGTAACCTGGTTTTAAAGAATATGTGTGAGACCTTCTTACAGGAGCGAGGTCAGAGGTCTTCAGAGGTTCTCTGCAGTCAGCACTCTGAGAAACTCAGACTCTTCTGTCTGGACCATCAGCAGCCAGTGTGTCTCGTCTGCAGAGACTCAAAAAACCACATTGGCCACAAGTTCAGACCCATCGATGAAGCTGCACAAGAACACAAGAAGCAACTTCAGGAAACTCTGGAGACCTTCAAGAAGAACTTAAAGAGTCTGGAAGAAGTTCAGGTGAAGTTtgatcaaacagcagaacacatTAAAGTCCAGGCCCGACGCACAGAGACACGGATGAAGGAGCAGTTTAAGAAGCTTCGACAGTTTCtacaagaggaagaggagaccaGGATGGCTGCACTGAGGGAGGATGAGCAGCAGAAGAGTCtcatgatgaagaagaagatggaggctCTGAGCAGAGAGATAGAAGCTCTATCAGATACAGTCAGAGCCACAGAGGACGAGCTGAGAGCTGAAGACATCGTCTTCCTGCTCAACTACAGAGagcagcagcgccccctgctggagccTCCACAGCTGCACTCAGGAGCTCTGATAGACGAGGCCAAACACCTGGGCAACCTGGCCTTCAACATCTGGAACAAGATGAAGGACGTGGTCTCCTACAGTCCTGTGGTTCTGGACCTAAACACTGCTCATCCACTCGTCATTGTGTCTGAAGATCTGACCAGTTTGAGACGAGGAGCCAGACAGAAGGTTCCTAATAATCCAGAGAGGTTTGATTATTACAACAGTGTCCTGGGCTCTGAGGGTTTTAACTCAGGAACTCACAGCTGGGACGTCCAGGTTGGAGACAATAAAGAGTGGACAGTGGGAGTTTTAGAGTCTGACCTGAGGAAAGGAAAAGACATACTGTCTGGATTATGGGGGATAGAGTTATCTGAAAATAAATACTATGAATGGTCATCAGGTAAATGCTCTGTTCtccagctgaagaagaagatccAGAAGATCAGAGTGAGTCTGGACTGGGTGAGAAGACGATTGTCCTACTCTGATCCTGATActaacacactcatacacacacacacacacactttcacacacaccatgtttccattcattaacaatgttgatgatgttgattgTCTCCCAGTGAAGATGTTACCAGTGATTCTCCCAGTGAATATTTTACCAGTACTTCATTAA